Proteins from a genomic interval of Inquilinus sp. Marseille-Q2685:
- a CDS encoding cystathionine gamma-synthase family protein, with protein MAGSGYRKDRIGNHKLHPETLMLGYGYDPTLSEGAVKQPVFLTSTFVFKSAEDGRDFFDYTAGRREPKPGVDAGLVYTRFNHPNSEIVEDRLAIYEGAEAAGIFSSGMSAIATTLLAFARPGDVILHSQPLYGGTETLIARTLAPFQIASVGFADGVDGAVIRAAADEATAKGRVSVILVETPSNPLNTLVDLELVRAVADEIGAKQGHTPVVVCDNTLLGPIFQKPIRHGTDIVVYSLTKYVGGHSDLVAGAVLGRRDQIKQVKLLRGAIGTQLDPHSAWMIARSLETLSLRMTAACRNAETVTRFLAEHPQVARVYYPALLPEGSPERAVLDRQCTGAGTTFSFDIKGGEAEAFRFLNALRIFKLAVSLGGTESLVCHPATTVHSGVPKETRERIGISDATIRVSIGIEHVEDLIADLTQALAASAG; from the coding sequence ATGGCCGGATCGGGCTACCGCAAGGACCGCATCGGCAACCACAAGCTGCACCCCGAGACGCTGATGCTCGGCTACGGCTACGACCCCACCCTGTCCGAGGGCGCGGTCAAGCAGCCGGTGTTCCTGACCTCGACCTTCGTCTTCAAATCGGCGGAGGACGGGCGCGACTTCTTCGACTACACCGCCGGCCGGCGCGAGCCGAAGCCGGGCGTCGACGCGGGCCTGGTCTACACCCGCTTCAATCACCCCAACAGCGAGATCGTCGAGGACCGTCTGGCGATCTACGAGGGGGCCGAGGCCGCGGGCATCTTCTCCAGCGGCATGTCGGCGATCGCGACCACGCTCCTGGCCTTCGCCCGGCCGGGCGACGTGATCCTGCACAGCCAGCCGCTCTATGGCGGCACCGAGACGCTGATCGCGCGCACCCTGGCGCCGTTCCAGATCGCCTCGGTCGGCTTCGCCGACGGCGTCGACGGCGCCGTGATCCGGGCCGCGGCCGACGAGGCGACGGCGAAGGGCCGGGTCTCGGTGATCCTGGTCGAGACGCCGTCCAACCCGCTCAACACCCTGGTCGATCTCGAGCTGGTGCGCGCCGTCGCCGACGAGATCGGGGCGAAGCAGGGCCACACCCCGGTGGTGGTCTGCGACAACACCCTCCTGGGCCCGATCTTCCAGAAGCCGATCCGGCACGGCACCGACATCGTGGTCTATTCGCTGACCAAATATGTCGGCGGCCACAGCGACCTGGTGGCCGGCGCGGTGCTGGGCCGGCGCGACCAGATCAAGCAGGTGAAACTGCTGCGCGGCGCCATCGGCACGCAGCTCGACCCGCATTCGGCCTGGATGATCGCGCGGTCGCTGGAGACGCTGTCGCTGCGCATGACCGCCGCCTGCCGCAACGCCGAGACCGTGACGCGGTTCCTGGCCGAGCATCCGCAGGTGGCGCGGGTCTACTACCCGGCGCTGCTGCCCGAAGGCAGCCCGGAACGCGCGGTGCTCGACCGGCAATGCACCGGCGCCGGCACCACCTTCTCCTTCGACATCAAGGGCGGCGAGGCCGAGGCCTTCCGCTTCCTCAACGCGCTCAGGATCTTCAAGCTCGCGGTCAGCCTGGGCGGCACCGAATCCCTGGTCTGCCACCCGGCGACCACGGTGCATTCCGGCGTGCCGAAGGAGACGCGGGAGCGGATCGGCATCTCCGACGCCACCATCCGCGTCTCGATCGGCATCGAGCATGTCGAGGACCTGATCGCCGACCTGACCCAGGCTTTGGCGGCCAGCGCGGGCTGA